From the genome of Miscanthus floridulus cultivar M001 chromosome 10, ASM1932011v1, whole genome shotgun sequence, one region includes:
- the LOC136489623 gene encoding uncharacterized protein, with amino-acid sequence MAAILDAMGPYVMQLIADMATEEVKMLLGISGDIEKLENNMESIKCFLADAERKRITELRVQRWVQKLKNAMYDATDILDLCQIEADKQRESKGSSTVEKAPGCCQPLLSCLWNPVFAHKIGGRIKELNQRLDNIYEEAHKFNFINLGSHPEQRMSTREKVTSEFVESAIVGEKIERETRELAQMLTINGRHDIKVVAIVGTGGMGKTTLAQKIFNDTTVQGHFKVKIWLSITQHFDEVELLRTAIEHAGGVHDGMQDKTLLSRRLTNTLSMEFMSKEESLVVQDQEDDGGSKISHLRHLRYLHFQDTNISRLPGDIHRMKFLQHIWIEKCPQLDHLPSCITQLLHLRTLSMYGSHDNVLIPKGFGQLKNLRTLLGFRVHLDKNGGTGWCSLEEIGPLSQLRKLSLHGLENVPASSSAGMAMVSSKEHLDYFLLKWSSIGFMELRDEINKQQQQRVVEESPSSLAVGGGIVTTGSVVGFPNLATLRLAGLCEWEEWEWEEQGEDATVDAMAVPALKVLEIRNYKLSCLPPGLASSRRHALRKLCLYRLSNLTYIENFPSVVELQVFDCPELIRISNLSKLQNIVISYCPNMEVLGGVSSLDSMEMEDGTMETVPEYVTTVRPRYLKLTCSKELYESLLTGSSSEYDKISHIKSWTICAEDED; translated from the exons ATGGCCGCAATCTTGGATGCTATGGGACCCTACGTGATGCAGCTGATAGCTGACATGGCAACAGAAGAGGTGAAGATGTTGCTGGGTATATCTGGCGATATTGAGAAGCTAGAGAACAACATGGAAAGTATCAAATGCTTCCTTGCTGACGCTGAGAGGAAGCGCATCACTGAATTGAGGGTGCAAAGATGGGTTCAGAAGCTCAAGAACGCCATGTATGACGCCACTGACATCCTAGACCTATGTCAAATCGAAGCTGACAAGCAGAGGGAATCGAAAGGTAGCAGCACGGTTGAAAAGGCTCCAGGTTGCTGCCAGCCATTGCTCTCCTGCCTATGGAATCCTGTGTTCGCACACAAGATAGGCGGCCGCATCAAGGAGCTCAACCAGAGGCTGGACAACATATATGAAGAGGCTCACAAGTTCAACTTCATCAATCTAGGATCCCACCCAGAACAGAGGATGTCCACTAGAGAGAAGGTGACATCTGAGTTTGTTGAGTCAGCTATTGTTGGTGAGAAAATTGAGAGGGAGACAAGGGAGCTTGCTCAAATGCTAACCATCAATGGACGTCATGACATCAAAGTGGTGGCCATTGTGGGCACAGGTGGCATGGGAAAAACCACCTTGGCCCAGAAGATCTTCAATGACACCACCGTCCAAGGACACTTCAAAGTGAAGATATGGCTAAGCATCACCCAACACTTTGATGAGGTTGAGCTTCTTAGGACAGCAATTGAGCATGCTGGGGGAGTCCATGATGGGatgcaagacaagaccctcctctCACGGAGGCTCACCAACACCTTGTCCATGG AGTTTATGTCTAAAGAAGAATCATTGGTGGTCCAGGACCAGGAAGATGATGGTGGTAGCAAGATCAGCCAT CTGAGGCACCTGAGATACCTCCACTTCCAGGATACAAATATATCTAGGCTACCTGGAGACATTCATAGGATGAAGTTCTTGCAGCACATTTGGATTGAGAAATGTCCACAGCTAGACCATCTTCCTAGCTGCATTACACAGCTTCTGCATCTAAGAACTCTTAGCATGTATGGTTCCCATGACAATGTTTTAATACCCAAGGGGTTTGGTCAGTTGAAAAATCTAAGAACACTTTTGGGGTTCCGAGTACATTTGGACAAGAATGGGGGCACGGGCTGGTGCAGCTTGGAAGAGATAGGGCCTCTGTCCCAGCTTAGGAAGCTTTCTTTACATGGTCTAGAAAATGTGCCTGCTAGCTCGTCGGCTGGAATGGCCATGGTTAGTAGCAAGGAGCACCTTGATTACTTTCTACTAAAGTGGAGTAGCATCGGATTCATGGAACTGAGGGATGAaatcaacaagcagcagcagcagagagtAGTGGAGGAG TCACCCTCCTCCCTGGCAGTGGGTGGAGGTATTGTCACTACTGGATCAGTAGTAGGTTTTCCTAACCTAGCAACTCTTCGTCTGGCTGGCTTGTGCGAATGGGAGGAGTGGGAATGGGAGGAGCAGGGTGAGGATGCAACAGTAGATGCCATGGCAGTGCCTGCACTCAAGGTTCTCGAAATTCGTAACTACAAGCTGAGCTGTCTTCCACCGGGGCTCGCAAGTAGCAGGAGGCATGCTCTAAGAAAACTGTGCCTGTACAGGCTGAGCAACCTGACATATATAGAGAACTTCCCTTCAGTTGTGGAACTTCAAGTATTCGACTGCCCGGAGCTGATAAGGATCAGCAATCTCTCCAAGTTGCAGAACATCGTGATCTCATACTGCCCAAATATGGAGGTGCTAGGAGGAGTGTCGTCACTTGACAGCATGGAGATGGAGGACGGCACCATGGAGACAGTTCCGGAGTATGTGACAACAGTAAGACCAAGATATCTCAAATTGACTTGCAGCAAGGAGTTGTATGAGTCCTTGTTAACAGGAAGCTCATCTGAGTACGACAAGATCAGCCATATCAAGTCATGGACCATTTGTGCTGAAGATGAAGATTAA